GCAGGAAAGGCCACCGGAGCGACGCACAATTATGGTTCCTACGGTATCGCGGGGTCAGGCTCTGCTATTGGTGCGTATGGGTGGGCTCTGTCTGGTACAACTCGCTACGGGATATATGGCGGTGTAACTTCTCCGGGAGCGAGTGATTATGGCGTGTATTCGTACGGCAACATGTACACGACCGGTACGCTGACTCAAATGTCCGATGGGAGATTCAAGAGAGATATATCAGGAATTCCCGACAACATCAAGTCTGGCCTCCTGAGTAGCAATCCGGCCAGATACAGGTTCGCCACATCTGCGGAATTGACAGCCTCAGGGCTCCCCGAGGCATCACTTTCATCCGGGATTCGCTATGGCTTCGTTGCTCAAGAGATGCAGGTTTATTTGCCAGAACTGGTTACCAACGAGACGTTGACCGTCCTTCCTCCCGATGAGGACGCGTTGGAGCCGAGCTTGACTGAAACTCTGGGAATAAATTACATCGAACTGATCCCGATTCTAGTCGCTATTGTCCAGGATCAACAGGCTCAGATCGAAGCTCTTCAGACGGCCGTTCGTGGCGCGGGTATTGAGCTGCCTGATTCAGAATCAGACAATAAATAACTGAGTCAATTCACTTGGGTCGTGAATTTGCAGCATGATGAGATTGAAAGAACTTTCGACTAAGCAGTCAAACCCGGAATACACTCTTCATGAAAGAATGTCGATACGAGAGGATACCATATGAAAGAGTTTTTAACAAAATTTATTATCCTGTTAGGTTTCTCAGTCGTTTTAATAACACTTGATGTTTTAGCTCAGAGTGCTGTCGTCTCTCTTGACTCAGATGGAAACCTTCTGATTACTGCAGAAATGGACTATGCCGAGCAAACCTTTGATGAATGGTGGGCAGAACCATATGGGAACTCATCAGATCCGGCAGCTAACATCTACAATTGGCTGTATTTTGACATCTACAACGGAAATTTCGAGAACAATTATACATGGTTTACTCTTGATGAACAATCGTTCAGAAATACGTGGCCAAATTTTGACAGTTCACATTCGTATTGGGATAGTTTTCTGAAGCATGCCTACTATTTCGGACTGTATATATTCGGCGACGACACATTTGGCGAAGATTATGCGAACAATACGACGGGAATTGACAGTTTGCAATTCAACGGTGCGAATTCGTATATCGCAGGCAAGTATTATGCGGGAATCAATTCTTCATGGAATGGCACACTGCATTACGATCTTGAGATTCCTTTTGATCCGCCAGTTAACGACCCCTTGGATGGAACGCTGACACAAGGCACAAACACGCCTCGAACAGACCCTGTAATTCATACTATTGAAAGTGGTTATGGAACGGGGAGTTGGATTGTCGGCCCTTCGGGTGTTGTAGATTATGAGTCTGTTGGTCTTGTGAGTGGTTCGTACGAGTTCGTTGGGTACATCAACACCCACGACGATGTGGGCCCTCCAAAGATAAATTACATCTCAGCATGGCAGCCCAACGTGCCGTATGTACGGTTTACGATTGTGGATGAGGATAACCCAATGACTCCGCGAACTACAATTGGTCACTCTACGTCGTATGTGGGCGAAGCCAGCATTGTGACCAATGACACTAAATTCGTCATCGAAAGTGGAGCCCATGTGAAGTTCATCGTCAAGAATGATGCGATCACACTTTCAAGTGGCTTTCATGCAAAACTAGGCAGTAGTTTCAGAACGTATTCAGACGGTGGTTCGACATCTTTGTCTAAGCGTGGTTATAACAACATGCCAGACGCACAGATACATACAGAAGACGCTACGCAAGTTGTTGAACCTGGACTTCTGTCCGTGTATCCGAATCCAACCCGAGGATCTGTTCGTATTGGATATACCATTCTGGATGAAGGTCCCGTATCGATGGTCGTATATGACATATTGGGTAGAGAGATCTCGGTCTTGGCACGTAACCTTGTTCAGTCTGAAGGAGGACATAGTGTAACGTGGAATCTGAACGATGTTCTGGTTAACCGTTCGTCGAGTGGCGTGTACATAGTCAGATTTGTGGCAAATGACCGCGCCAGTACAACCATGTTTACCGTAATACCGTGACTTTCGTCACATGACAACGATATGGCGCCAGTGTAAAATTAGACTGCGCCTTTGCTGGGGAAAATGTGACCTGCTGCCAATTTACGTCTGTCTGTCTCGTTCTATTCGTTGGCATTTGGTCTGATGCTGAAGCACAAGACGTCAGAGATGAAACGGGTGAGTGCCTCCCGGCACTTGGCGCGGATCATTTGTCCGTCGGTAATGTCCGAGCGCTGATAACGAACAATGGAGAGCTGTTCGCGAGCCGAGACACGCTTGGTTATGAGGTGCCGCGTGGCTCAGGGCTTCACTCACTGGGAGGATTGAATCTGTGGATAGGGGGGATAGTCGACGACCAGAAAAGTGCATCAGGGGCGGAACGAGCTGTTCAGACGGCATATGCCGAATTTTGGCCGGGTCCGATTCTTGATGACGAAAATCCACCTTCTAATTGCAACGAGTATGACCGACTATACCGCATCGTTTACAACGATGATATCATCGGACAATTGCACCCGTCCAACGCGGTACTGACCTGGCCCACACATTTGGGTGCTAAGTACGAAAACGTGAACAAGGTTGATGAATATCAGCCACGCGATGGAGACAGACCGCTGGTCTTCGGAGACGAGATGTTGTGGTGGCTCATGAACGACCGGGGTAATTCACATCTGAATACCAGAGGGAGGCCAGTTGGCGTTGAGGTCAGAACCATGGCATATGCCTTCGGCGTGCCCGGTACGGTTGGGAATACAACTTTCTATCGATACGAAATCAAAAACAGGAACAGTGTACCCATAGACAGCATGTTCGTCGGTTGGAAGATAGACGGTATTGATGATCGCGCCAGTGATCCCGACAATTACATGGGCACGGACACGACATTGAGCCTCATGTACATCTACAACAGCGATGCGGATGATATCGCGTATGGCTCTCAGCCACCCGCAATAGGTGTCTTCGTTCTAGAAAACGAGCTGAAGCGTTCATCTGGTGCTGGATACGAAAGGCGCGTTCTGGCACCCGAGTTCACATCTACTATCCCGATCTATCCTCAGATTGGCACGGCAGTGCGAAGTGCTGACGATATGTATACTTGGCTGAATGGGCAGTGGCCAATACTTCGACATTTATCGACTCTCCCATACGATATGCGTGAGGGTGGAGACGGGGGGTATCTACATCCCGTTGATGGTCCATCGGTATCCTTCATGTATCCGGGAGACCCGATAAACGGAAGCTTCTGGTCCATGATGAATACAGACGGTAATGGACACCAGGCTCGCCGTGAATACCCGGTAATGTTGGGTAGCGTCGGCCCCGTCTCGCTCCAGCCGAATGATATCCACGTCGTCACCATCGCGATTGTATGGGCGCAAGGGCAAAACAACTGGGATTCTGTTCGGAAACTTCGCGATGAAGTTGCTTACATACGCAGTATTGCCCCAATACTGACTTCTCCCAGGTCTATTCCAAAATCGACACCTACTGAACCGTCGCTTTCGTTGTCGTTAGGTATTTTTCCCAACCCATTTCGCAGCTCAACCTCCGTTTCCTTTTCCATCCCGACTTCGGCAGACATTGAAATCAGCGTATTCGACGTACTTGGGAGACAGGTCGGATCTGTGGCTGATGGCTTCTTTGAGGTGGGTACGTACACACGGTCATTTGATGCATCCGAGCTGACGCCGGGCGTCTATTATATGCGCTTCAGTATCATCGGCAAGAGCTTCGCGCGCAGCATCGTCGTTATGTAGTGTTCAGCCTCTCATCAATACCGTTTGAAGGTCGCGGGAAGGGAGGAATCTGACGCCGCCTCGTGTTATCTTGGGCGACTGACACACTTCACACACGTGATATGGCTGGTACCTACAAAAACACATCCACTCCGAACGAACGGAAACTGAATTTCTGGGAGAAGCTGTATCTCCCCGAGGTGTTCAAGGGGCTGGGATACTCCTTCCGGAAGATCTACCAGGAGCCCATGTACACCTTCCAGTACCCGGAAGAGCAGTGGTATCCGCCGGACAGCTATCGCGGCCGACCGGTGCTGGTGGAAGAGGAGGGCAAGCCGCGTTGCGTGTCCTGCAACCTGTGTGCCCGCGCCTGCCCGCCGATGGCCATTTCCATGCAATCCGGTGAGATTGACGGCCCGAAGGAACGCGAACCGGCGTGGTTCGAAATCAACATGCTGCGCTGCATCTATTGCGGATTCTGCGAGGAAGTGTGTCCGGAAGAAGCCATTGTGATGTCCAAGGAATACGACCTCACGTTCCAGCACCGGGATGAGGCCATTTTCGGGCTCGACCGCCTGCTGGTCCCCAAGGAGCGCCTGGCCGATCGCCTGGACTACCTGGATCGCCAGCGGAATCCACAGTACGGGTCGGATTGGTCCTACCGCAAGGACAACAACCGGCATTCGCTCCGTGACAGCCCCTTCCTGGGTGCGTTGGCCGCAGACATGCACGCGTCGTGAGGACGGACCGGGACACCATCCTGGACCAGGTGGCGTATTTGATCGATGAACTGACCGCGCAACTCCCCCACCTGGAGCGGCTTCCGGAGGACCGGTTCACGCTCGCCCCGTTCGGCGGCCAGGGCTCCATCCGGGATCGATACGCCGACATGCTCCGCCTGGAACGCGAAGAGCATTTGCCGCACATGGGGGCCGTGCTGCCGACCGACACGCCGGAGGACGACGCATCGACCGTTGCCATTGTGGAGGCGATCGTGGCGCACAGGGAAGCGCTGGTCCAGGTGCTCAGCAGCGCGGACGAATGGGACGAGGCGCGGGCATCGTATCTTCACCAACTGGCCATCCGGGATGCCGAGCGGCTGCGGGATGTGGCCGAGCAATTCTTCGAAATGAGGTCATAGTGGCCAAAGGCAACGCGTGGAAGGAATTGATGACCGCGGTCAAGGCCGGTCGGTTCGAGAATCTGTACCTGTTCCACGGGGAAGAGCGCTGGTTCATCGATACGCTCCAGCGCGCCATCATTGACGCGGCCATTCCGCCCCACGAACGGGATTTCAATTTCGACCTGCTGTACGGCGCTGAAGTCGATGC
Above is a genomic segment from Rhodothermales bacterium containing:
- a CDS encoding NADH-quinone oxidoreductase subunit I; this encodes MAGTYKNTSTPNERKLNFWEKLYLPEVFKGLGYSFRKIYQEPMYTFQYPEEQWYPPDSYRGRPVLVEEEGKPRCVSCNLCARACPPMAISMQSGEIDGPKEREPAWFEINMLRCIYCGFCEEVCPEEAIVMSKEYDLTFQHRDEAIFGLDRLLVPKERLADRLDYLDRQRNPQYGSDWSYRKDNNRHSLRDSPFLGALAADMHAS
- a CDS encoding T9SS type A sorting domain-containing protein, with amino-acid sequence MKEFLTKFIILLGFSVVLITLDVLAQSAVVSLDSDGNLLITAEMDYAEQTFDEWWAEPYGNSSDPAANIYNWLYFDIYNGNFENNYTWFTLDEQSFRNTWPNFDSSHSYWDSFLKHAYYFGLYIFGDDTFGEDYANNTTGIDSLQFNGANSYIAGKYYAGINSSWNGTLHYDLEIPFDPPVNDPLDGTLTQGTNTPRTDPVIHTIESGYGTGSWIVGPSGVVDYESVGLVSGSYEFVGYINTHDDVGPPKINYISAWQPNVPYVRFTIVDEDNPMTPRTTIGHSTSYVGEASIVTNDTKFVIESGAHVKFIVKNDAITLSSGFHAKLGSSFRTYSDGGSTSLSKRGYNNMPDAQIHTEDATQVVEPGLLSVYPNPTRGSVRIGYTILDEGPVSMVVYDILGREISVLARNLVQSEGGHSVTWNLNDVLVNRSSSGVYIVRFVANDRASTTMFTVIP
- a CDS encoding T9SS type A sorting domain-containing protein, with protein sequence MNLWIGGIVDDQKSASGAERAVQTAYAEFWPGPILDDENPPSNCNEYDRLYRIVYNDDIIGQLHPSNAVLTWPTHLGAKYENVNKVDEYQPRDGDRPLVFGDEMLWWLMNDRGNSHLNTRGRPVGVEVRTMAYAFGVPGTVGNTTFYRYEIKNRNSVPIDSMFVGWKIDGIDDRASDPDNYMGTDTTLSLMYIYNSDADDIAYGSQPPAIGVFVLENELKRSSGAGYERRVLAPEFTSTIPIYPQIGTAVRSADDMYTWLNGQWPILRHLSTLPYDMREGGDGGYLHPVDGPSVSFMYPGDPINGSFWSMMNTDGNGHQARREYPVMLGSVGPVSLQPNDIHVVTIAIVWAQGQNNWDSVRKLRDEVAYIRSIAPILTSPRSIPKSTPTEPSLSLSLGIFPNPFRSSTSVSFSIPTSADIEISVFDVLGRQVGSVADGFFEVGTYTRSFDASELTPGVYYMRFSIIGKSFARSIVVM
- a CDS encoding tail fiber domain-containing protein, encoding MKFAHLLRTCAIPPLILFVAILLGISRPAGAQIELDSAGRIGVGSATPVSNTQLKLSTSLAGGISIFSTGSSGADTYGLYSSISTGGTYQYGVYGEASTSATKNYGSAGKATGATHNYGSYGIAGSGSAIGAYGWALSGTTRYGIYGGVTSPGASDYGVYSYGNMYTTGTLTQMSDGRFKRDISGIPDNIKSGLLSSNPARYRFATSAELTASGLPEASLSSGIRYGFVAQEMQVYLPELVTNETLTVLPPDEDALEPSLTETLGINYIELIPILVAIVQDQQAQIEALQTAVRGAGIELPDSESDNK